The region CGCCATTCCCGCCGCGGGAAGCTTCGTGCCCGCCACGCCGGTACCGGTCTCGCCCTCCGAGGCGCCGTCGATCTTCAACGGCTCCTGATTGGAGCCCGGCCCCGTTCACAGCCCCCAGCCCCCGTGCCCCAGCCGCTCACGACCTTCGCGCTACCCGCCGACGCCTCCGGCACCGTCCCCACCGTGCGCCGGCGCCTCGCCGCGCTGCTTTACGAAGCCGTGATCCTGTTCGGCGTCGTGTTTATCGCCGGTTATCTGTTCAGCACGTTGACGCAGCAGCGCAACGGCCTGACCCATCACAACATTCTCGCGGCATGGATCGGCCTGGTGGTCGGGCTGTACTTCGTCTGGTTCTGGACCCACGGCGGGCAGACCCTGCCGATGAAAACCTGGCGCCTGCGCGTCGTCGCCGCTGACGGTGCGCCGCTCTCCACCGGCCGCGCGATCGTCCGCTATGTGCTGGCCTGGCTGTGGCTTTTGCCGCCGCTCGCGTTGCATCCGCTACTGGGTCTCGCCGTGCCGCAGACGCTCGTCATCGCCGCTATCTGGTTCGTGCTGTGGGCCGCTACCGGCCGCGTCGACCCGCAGCGCCAATTCCTGCACGACCGGCTCGCCGGTACACGCGTGATCGGCGTCACGCGCTGACCCAACGGATTTCCCGGCAATTCACGCTGCCGCCTTTTCCAACTCCCACGCAGTAATAAGAACTTCTTGTGACTGTCACGGCACGGTCACGCGCAACTGGCGCAATACGGGCACCGCAACTCGACGCGTGAGCCATGGACCCCAAAACGTCCGCGACTTCCATGTTCCGCCAGACCGGCCCGAGCGTCGACCCCGTCGCGTTCCACCCGGAACCCAACCATAGCCACGGACGGCCGTTGCCTGCGCCGTCGTTGCCACACGACGCGCACGCCGGCCATCACGACGAAGAACACACCGAATCGCACCGCTACCGCACCATCTGGCTGTCCGACATCCACCTGGGATCGAGCGGCTGCCAAGCGCCCTATCTGCTCGACTTCCTGCGGCACAACGAGTCGGAATATCTGTATCTCGTGGGCGACATCATCGACGGCTGGCAGCTGAAGAAAGGCTGGTACTGGCCGCAGGCGCACAACGACGTGGTGCAGAAGATTCTGCGCAAAGCGCGCAAAGGCACCCAGGTCGTCTACGTGCCCGGTAATCACGACGAAGCCGCGCGTCAGTTCTGCGACCTCGCGTTCGGCGATATCCACGTGCGCGGCGAAGCGTTCCACACGACGCTCGCCGGCAAGCGCTTGTGGATCGTCCACGGCGATCTGTTCGATGGCGTGATCCAGCACGCCAAGTGGCTCGCCTATCTCGGCGACACGCTCTACACAATGATCCTGATCCTGAACCGCTGGTTCAACCGGATCCGCAGCCGGCTCGGCTTTCCGTATTGGTCGCTGTCGCAATACCTGAAGCATCAGGTGAAGAACGCGGTGAATTTCATTTCGTCGTTCGAGCGCGTGATGACCGACGAAGCGCGCCGCCGCGGCTGCGACGGCGTGGTCTGCGGCCACATCCACAAAGCCGAGATCCGCGAAATCGACGGCGTGCTGTATTGCAACGACGGCGACTGGGTCGAAAGCCTGTCGGCACTCGTCGAGACGTATGAAGGCGAACTCAAGGTGATCTACTGGACCGTGATGCGCGCCCCGGAAGTCGGTGTGCAAAAGGCCCGGGCGACCGCGTAGTCCCTCTTAACTTCCATTGGGCCAAACCGATGAAGATCATGATCGTCACCGATGCATGGGAACCGCAGGTCAACGGCGTCGTGCGCACGCTGAAAAACACCACGCGCGAGCTGACCGCGCTCGGCCACCATGTCGATCTGCTGACGCCGCTCGAATTCAAGACGATTCCGTGCCCGACCTATCCTGAGATTCGCCTGTCGCTGCTGCCGCGCCGCAAGCTGCGCGAGCGTATCGACGCGTTCGCGCCCGACGCGCTGCACATCGCCACCGAAGGCCCGCTCGGCATGGCCGCGCGCTCCTATGCGATCCAGCACAAGCTGCCGTTCACGACCGCCTATCACACGCGCTTTCCCGAATACGTGCAGGCGCGCTTCGGCATTCCGCTCGCCGCGACTTACAAGTTTCTGCACTGGTTCCACAAGCCGTCGCTGGCGGTGATGGCGCCCACACCGGTGGTCAAGGCTGACCTCGAAAAATTCGGCTTCACCAATGTCGTGCTGTGGACGCGCGGCGTCGATCTCGACATCTTTCACCAGATGGACTCGAAGGTGCTCAACACCGCGCGGCCGATCTTCCTGTACGTGGGACGTGTGGCGGTCGAGAAAAACGTCGAGGCGTTTCTCAAGCTCGATCTGCCCGGCTCGAAATGGGTCGCGGGCGAAGGCCCGGCACTCGCCGAACTGAAGTCGCGCTATCCGCAGGCGAACTACCTCGGCGTGTTGACGCAAGCCGAGCTGGCCAAGGTCTACGCGGCCGCCGACGTGTTCGTGTTCCCGAGCCGCACCGATACCTTCGGTCTAGTGCTTCTCGAAGCGCTGGCCTGCGGCACGCCAGTCGCGGCATATCCGGTGACCGGTCCGATCGACGTGCTGGGCGACGGCGGCGCAGGCGCCATGCATGAAGACTTGCGCGAAGCCTGCCTCGGAGCGTTGAAGATCGAGCGCAGCCATGCGCGGGCGTGGGCCGAGCGCTTCTCGTGGGCGGCGGCGTCCGAGCAGTTCGCAGCGCATCTGAAGCCGCTGCCGCGTGCCTCGTACAGCGAGGAAAGCGCCGCCGCATGACGCGACGCGCCGAGCCGCTTATGCGAACCAGAACCTTTACCATGGCGCGCACCGCGAACGGCGCGTTGCGCGCCGTGAAGACCAGCGCCGGGATCGACACGGATGCCGACGCGGCCAGCATCGAACCGTTCGACGATGTGCGCGAACACAGCGAACCGAACGATGTGAATCAGGTGCATCACGCGAACGGCGTGAACCACACGAGCCCCGCTAGCGAAACCCACCACGAGCCGCTCAGCCCCGACGATCCACTCACGCCCCTACCTTTCAATCCGTACAAGGGCAATCGCGGCCTGACCCGCGCGTGGCACGCGATGAAAAATTCACTGGCCGGCTTCCGCGTCGCGATCCGCGAGGAAAGCGCGTTCCGCCAGGAATTGACGCTCGCCGCGATCCTGCTTCCGTGCGGTGTGCTGGTGCCGGTCGATCCCGTGTCGCGCGTGTTGTTGCTCGGCTCGGTGCTGCTGGTGCTGATCGTCGAGCTGCTGAATTCGAGCCTCGAAGCGGCCATCGACCGGATTTCGCTCGAACGCCACGAACTGTCGCGGCGTGCCAAGGATCTCGGCAGCGCGGCGGTGATGGTCGCGCTCGGCATGTGTGTGATGACGTGGGTGTTGATCGTCGGGCCGCTAGTGGTGCATTGGGTCAAGGCATGGCTATGAAGTCCACGCTACCTGGCGCTCCAACGTCCCAAAGTATGAAAACCCTGAGTATCCGCTTGGTATAAGAACGGTCGGTTTATAATCGTCCGATAGTCTCACGAGAAAACGCTGGGCTACCCCAAGTTTTCCGCTCCGAAAGAAGTCTCCCGCCCCGAAGGAAGTCCCCTTGAGGGATTGAGGGATTGGGGGATTGCCCCCTCGGAGGGCCTGTCGCGCAGCGACAGGTTTGGGGCGCTCAACTATACCAACCGCGTCCGGGTGGATCACGCGAAAGCGGCACGCCGCCACGCGTTCAGCCCGGCGTAACCAGGGCCGGACGACATGGAAGCCAAACCTCCCCGCCGCACCCGCGAACGGATCCTCGAACTGTCGTTGAAATTGTTCAACGAGATCGGCGAGCCGAACGTCACGACGACGACGATCGCCGAGGAAATGGAAATCAGTCCAGGCAACCTGTACTACCACTTCCGCAACAAAGACGACATCATCAACAGCATCTTCAGCCAGTTCGAGCAGGAGATCGAAAAGCGTCTGCGTTTTCCCGACGATCACCGAGCGACGATCGACGAGATGTGGTCGTACCTGCAGTACATGGTCGATTTCACCTGGCGCTATCGTTTTCTGTATCGTGACCTGAACGATCTGCTGGCGCGCAATCGCACGCTGGAGACGCACTTCAAACAGATCATCAGCCACAAGGTGCGCTTTGCGAATCAGTTCTGCGAGCAACTCGTCGCCGACGGCGAAATGGTTGCAACGCCCGAAGAACTGCACGTGATCGCGACCAACGTCGGCGTGATCGGCACGTACTGGCTGTCGTATCAATTCGTGATGAACCCGCGCAAGTACAACGAGCAGGAAACGATTCGTGCGGAACTGCATCAGGTGAGCGTGCAGATCGTTTCGCTGATGGCGCCTTATCTGCGCGGCCGCTCCCGGCAGTTGTTCGACGATCTCATCTCGGGCAAGCTGCCCAAGCGCGAGTTCTACGACTACCTGCCGCCCAAGGAAGGCGCCGCGCCCCGTAACGAACCGAAGGACGTTTGAGCATGAATTCGGTGTGTGTATTTTGCGGCTCCTCCGACGGAGCCAAACCTTTGTATGCCGAAGCCGCGCGCGCGTTCGGCCATGCGCTGGTCGAAGCGGACCTCGCGCTGGTGTACGGCGGCGGCAAGGTAGGTCTGATGGGCGTGATCGCCGATACGGTGATGGCCGAAGGCGGCCGTGCGATCGGCGTGATTCCAGAACTGCTGGTTAACAAGGAAGTCGGCCACAACGGCCTGACCGAATTGCATGTCGTGCCCGACATGCATCAGCGCAAGAAGATGATGGCCGACCTGTCCGACGCGTTCGTCGCGATGCCAGGCGGCGCGGGCACGCTCGAAGAGCTGTTCGAGGTCTACACGTGGGCCCAACTCGGCTATCACCAGAAGGCGGTGGCACTGCTGAATATCGACGGCTTCTACGATCCGTTGATCAATCTGCTCCAGCACACGGTGGACGAAGGCTTCATGCGGCAAACCTACTTCGACATCCTGCAGATCGATGCCGATCCTGTCGCACTGATCGGCAAGCTGCAGCGCTATCAGCCGCCCGCCGCCGACAAATGGGCCGTCAAACGCGAAGAGGTTTGATTTCCACGGCCTGCGTTCCGGTCACCGAATAGCCCGCGCGTTCTGCGTGGGCCGCTTTCACACGATGAGGTTGCGATGACGAAAGCCGTTCTGATCACCGGTGGCAGCCGCGGCATTGGCCGCGCAACCGCCCGTTTGCTGGGTGCGCGCGGCTGGTCGGTTGGCGTGAACTACGCGCATAACCTCGCGGCCGCGCAGGAAACCGCCGCCGAAGTGGAACGCGCGGGCGGCCGCGCGCTGCCGATCGCCGGCGACGTCGCCAACGAAACCGATGTGATCGCGATGTTCGATGCCGTCGAACGGACCTTCGGCCGGCTCGATGCGCTCGTCAACAATGCCGGCATCGTCGCGCCGTCGATGCAGCTCGCCGATATGGAGCTGGCGCGCCTGAAGCGCCTGTTCGACGTCAACGTGCTCGGTGCGTATCTGTGTGCGCGCGAAGCCGCACGCCGGATGTCGAAAGATCGCGGCGGCGCGGGTGGCGTGATCGTGAATATCTCGTCGGCGGCAGCGCGGTTAGGCTCGCCGAACGAATACGTCGATTACGCCGGCTCGAAAGGCGCCGTCGACACCATGACAATCGGCCTCGCCAAGGAACTCGGCCCGCAGGGCGTGCGCGTGAATGCCGTGCGCCCCGGCCTGATCGACACCGAAATCCACGCGAGCGGCGGCAAGCCGGACCGCGCCGCCCAGCTCGGTGCGCAAACGCCCCTTGGCCGTCCCGGCAGCGCCGACGAAGTTGCCGAGACGATCGTCTGGTTGCTGAGCGATGCCGCCTCGTACGTGACCGGCGCGCTGCTCGACGTGACCGGCGGTCGCTGAGCCGCCCTCTTCCTTTCTGAGCGACAGGCCGTTTCCCACGGCCGCTTTTCCCCCTTCCAAGTATGAATTCCCATCGATCTGATGCGGAATCGACGCCATTTGTTCGATTACGCCCATTACCTTCGCTTTTTCCGTAATCGACCGTAATAAACTGGGGCTACAATCGCGCGGAGCGTGTGCAACCGCACGCGACGCACAGCCATTGCATAAGTTCGCGGCCCATGCCGCCGCGCACGGCGACCAGAGATCTTCATGCACGAAAACCCATCCGCGCGTTGGCGCACGGGGCACGCCACAGCCGCGCCGGCCGGCCCTGCCGACAGTGCGCCGGAGCAGGCGCGCCCCGACTCGGCGGACATCGCTGAAGGCAACGCCGGCTCGTCGGGCCGGCGGGCTGCCGCAACTGCAACCACAGCCGAAGCGCCCGCAGGACCCGCAGCCCCAGCGGGCACGGCGAGCCCCACCGACCGCACCTCGCGTGGCGCCCAGCGCTTGCGCGCGCTCACTGCTGCCCGCCCGCTGATGTGGCTCGTCGCGCTGGCGATCCTGTGCGCGTGGCTCTTGCCCGGCACCTTGGGACACGAGCCGTGGAAACAGGACGAGACCTACACGTTCGGCATCATCCAGCACATGCTCGACACCGGCGACCTCGTCGTACCGACCAACGCCGGGCAGCCTTTCGTCGAAAAGCCGCCGATTTACGACTGGGTCGCCGCGGGACTCGCCTGGATGTTCGGCCGCTATCTCCCATTGCATGATGCGGCGCGCCTCGCGAGCGCGCTGTTCGCCGCACTGACCGTCTACTACACCGCACGCGTCGCCCGCCGCGCGGTAGCCGAGCCGAGCTGGTTCGACGTGCGCGTGATCGGCACGCTCGCGTTGTTCGCGAGCACACTCGTGGTCATCAAACACGTGCACGACATGATGACCGACGTCGCACTGATGGCCGGCGCCGCGCTCGGCTTCTGCGGCCTGTTCGAACTGGTGCTGGTGCATCTGCGCGACGAAGCCCGCCTGTTGCCAGTCGACGCACGCCACCGACGCCACGCCATCCTGAGCGCGGCCACGATGTTCGGTGCTGGCGTCGGCGTGTCGCTGCTCGCCAAGGGTCTGTTCGTGCCGCTGGTGTTCGGCGCGACCACCGTTGCGGCGCTGGCGCTCTATCCTGCTTGCCGCAACCGCAGCTTTGCAGGCGCGCTCGGCATAGCCGCACTCGTCTGCGCGCCGTTTGCGCTGATCTGGCCGATCTTCTTCTATCTGCGCTCCGAAGCGCTCTTCAAGCTTTGGCTGTGGGACAACAACATCGGCCGCTTCTTCGGCTTTTCGGTGGCTGCACTCGGCTCTGAAAGCGAGAGCCATCTGTTCGTGCTACGTACGGTGTTGAGCGTCGGCTTTCCGGTCGTGCCGCTTGCATTGGCCGCGCTCGCGGGCGGCGGGTGGCGCCGCTGGCGCGATCCGCGCGTCGCGCTGCCGGCGATCTTCGCGGGCACCGGCTTTGCGGTGCTGCAAAGCTCGGCCACGATTCGCGAACTGTACATCCTGCCGTTTATCGCGCCGCTTGCACTGCTGGCGATGCAGGGTATAGAGAAGCTTCCGCAGCGTCTGCACGCAAGCTGGGACATGGTAAGCCGCGTGCTGTTCGGCAGTGTGGCCGCGCTTGCGTGGATCGTCTGGTCGATCATGAGCCGCCCTGTCGAGACTCACGGATTGTTGCATCGGCTTGGCCGCTGGTTGCCGCTCGACTGGGTGATGCCGGTCAAACCCGGACTGATCGCGGCCGGCCTGCTACTGACGTTCGGTTGGCTGTGGCTGCTGCCGGTATTCAAGCACACCGGCAAATGGCGCGGCGCGTTGAGCTGGTGCGCGGGCGCGATCGTCGCATGGGGACTTGTGAGCACGCTGCTGCTGCCGTGGCTCGACTATGGGAAGAGTTACCGCTCGGTGTTCGAAAACCTCCGCGCCCAAATGAATATCGCATGGAAGAACGGCGATTGCATGGCCAGCAAGGGCCTTGGCGAATCGGAAGCGCCGATGCTGTACTACTACACCGGTATCGAGCATCGGCCGATCACGAATACCGACGCGACCACATGCACCTGGCTGATCGAGCAGAGCCGCCGCGACGATGCCCACACGCCGCCGGGCGATTGGCGCCTGTTCTGGTCAGGCGCGCGTCCGGGCGACAACGACGAACTATTGCGCGTGTTCGTGCGGACACCTATGCCGGTCGCACGCGGCGACTAAAGCGCTTTGCCGGCGCGGCGATCAGTTGTGGGTTCAATCGGCTTAGAACGACGAGCCGGGCTCTTGCAGGAAGGCGGTTTCTTCAGCCGTCGAGGGTCGTGCGAGTATCGCATTGCGATGTGGAAAGCGTCCGAAGCGCTCGATGACTTTCGCGTGTCTGAGCGCGAACGAGTAGTAGGACTCGCCGCCTGGTTCAGCCTCGAGCTGCTTGAATAGGCGCAGTGATTCGTGCTGGCTGGCGGGGGTTTCGTCGTGCTCGAAAGGCAGATATGCGAATGCGCGGTGATGTGCTGTAGGCAATAAGCTGTCGGCACCGGTTGCAATCATCTGTTGCGCGATGTGCAGCGCTTTTTGATCGGCGGCGAAAGCGCGTGGCGTGTTGCGGTGGCAGTTGCGGGAGAACTGATCGAGGATGATGATTAGCGCCAACGCGCCGAGCGGGGTTTCTTTCCAGTTGTCGAGGGTGTCTTCTTCGCGTGCCGCGTCTATTAGGTTGCCGAAGCGTTCCAGTAGCATCGCGTCGAAAGCTTTATCGCGGGAAAACCACCGCTTGCGCGGTTGGCCGAAGGTGGGGGCGTTCGGGGCGCCGAACCAACAATCTAGTGCTGCGCGGGCCTGGGGGTTTAAGGCGGCGTAGTCTGCCGCTGTTGTGTAGGGGTTCATTGATCGGGTCTCGGGGGGTCTTCTTCGCTATAGCGAGTTTATTATCGCCTGCGGCGGTGTTTGGCTGTTTGCTTGGGGCGTTGGGCTTTGCTTTTGTTTTTTTGCCTTTGGCGGCGGCATTTTTCTGTGTGCCTACGGTATTGGCTTTTTCTTTTCTTATTGGTTTATTAGCGTTGCCCCTGTGCGGGGCGGCACCTACTTTTCTTTGTCCACCAGGTGGACTTCCTTCGGGGCGCCGGCCGCAAAGAAAAGCAACCGTATTGGAAGTCAAGCGGCGAGCTGTCCCTCAAGGTGCGAATTGTCGGTCGTGGAGAGCATTTTGTGGGCGCGCGTAATCCTCGCGACCCGCACGATTGAGCAACCTGCAGAAGGTGGGCATGGGCGGCGTGAATGCTTGCGTTAAAAGCGCAACAGCCGGACGCAACCCTGCCGGAAGTCAGTCAGCCGATGGTCTCCAGGGTGTCGAGTTGTGGACCATGGCGTTGAGCGTGACGATGAGTTTGCGGATGCAGGCCGTCATGGCAACCTTGAACGGCTTGCCGGCGTTGCGCAGACGGTCATAGAACGCCCTGATGGTGGGGTTAAAGCGCAGCGCAGGCACGCAGGCCATGTACAGCGCGCGCCGCACGATGGCGCGGCCGCCCTGGATGCGACGCTTGCCGACATGCTTGCCGCTGTCGCAATTGAAAGGTGCGACGCCGGTGAGTGCGGCGATCTCGCGGCGGTTCAGCGAGCCGAGCTGGGGCATGAAGGCGATCAGCGTCGCGGCAGCGCCGGGGCCGATGCCGGGCACGGAGCGCAGCAGGTCTTCCTTCTGGCGCCAGGCAGGTGAAGAACGCAGGAACGAATCGATGTCATGATCCGCGAGCCTGAGCTGCTGTTTGAGCCACTTGATGTGATCGTTCAGGCTCCCGCGGGCTGCGGCATGGGCGCGCTCCAGGCGTGCTTTCTCGGCGACCAGCATGTCCATGAGCTGGGCCCGGCGCAGCAGCAGGGCCTGCAACTGCTCGGTCTGTACATCGTTCAGGGGGCGCACGACGGGCTTGATGGCAGCGGCGAATTGAGCAATGACAAACGCGTCGATGCGA is a window of Paraburkholderia sp. IMGN_8 DNA encoding:
- a CDS encoding RDD family protein; its protein translation is MPQPLTTFALPADASGTVPTVRRRLAALLYEAVILFGVVFIAGYLFSTLTQQRNGLTHHNILAAWIGLVVGLYFVWFWTHGGQTLPMKTWRLRVVAADGAPLSTGRAIVRYVLAWLWLLPPLALHPLLGLAVPQTLVIAAIWFVLWAATGRVDPQRQFLHDRLAGTRVIGVTR
- a CDS encoding UDP-2,3-diacylglucosamine diphosphatase, with the translated sequence MDPKTSATSMFRQTGPSVDPVAFHPEPNHSHGRPLPAPSLPHDAHAGHHDEEHTESHRYRTIWLSDIHLGSSGCQAPYLLDFLRHNESEYLYLVGDIIDGWQLKKGWYWPQAHNDVVQKILRKARKGTQVVYVPGNHDEAARQFCDLAFGDIHVRGEAFHTTLAGKRLWIVHGDLFDGVIQHAKWLAYLGDTLYTMILILNRWFNRIRSRLGFPYWSLSQYLKHQVKNAVNFISSFERVMTDEARRRGCDGVVCGHIHKAEIREIDGVLYCNDGDWVESLSALVETYEGELKVIYWTVMRAPEVGVQKARATA
- a CDS encoding glycosyltransferase family 1 protein; the encoded protein is MKIMIVTDAWEPQVNGVVRTLKNTTRELTALGHHVDLLTPLEFKTIPCPTYPEIRLSLLPRRKLRERIDAFAPDALHIATEGPLGMAARSYAIQHKLPFTTAYHTRFPEYVQARFGIPLAATYKFLHWFHKPSLAVMAPTPVVKADLEKFGFTNVVLWTRGVDLDIFHQMDSKVLNTARPIFLYVGRVAVEKNVEAFLKLDLPGSKWVAGEGPALAELKSRYPQANYLGVLTQAELAKVYAAADVFVFPSRTDTFGLVLLEALACGTPVAAYPVTGPIDVLGDGGAGAMHEDLREACLGALKIERSHARAWAERFSWAAASEQFAAHLKPLPRASYSEESAAA
- a CDS encoding diacylglycerol kinase; the protein is MRTRTFTMARTANGALRAVKTSAGIDTDADAASIEPFDDVREHSEPNDVNQVHHANGVNHTSPASETHHEPLSPDDPLTPLPFNPYKGNRGLTRAWHAMKNSLAGFRVAIREESAFRQELTLAAILLPCGVLVPVDPVSRVLLLGSVLLVLIVELLNSSLEAAIDRISLERHELSRRAKDLGSAAVMVALGMCVMTWVLIVGPLVVHWVKAWL
- a CDS encoding TetR/AcrR family transcriptional regulator translates to MEAKPPRRTRERILELSLKLFNEIGEPNVTTTTIAEEMEISPGNLYYHFRNKDDIINSIFSQFEQEIEKRLRFPDDHRATIDEMWSYLQYMVDFTWRYRFLYRDLNDLLARNRTLETHFKQIISHKVRFANQFCEQLVADGEMVATPEELHVIATNVGVIGTYWLSYQFVMNPRKYNEQETIRAELHQVSVQIVSLMAPYLRGRSRQLFDDLISGKLPKREFYDYLPPKEGAAPRNEPKDV
- a CDS encoding TIGR00730 family Rossman fold protein, with the protein product MNSVCVFCGSSDGAKPLYAEAARAFGHALVEADLALVYGGGKVGLMGVIADTVMAEGGRAIGVIPELLVNKEVGHNGLTELHVVPDMHQRKKMMADLSDAFVAMPGGAGTLEELFEVYTWAQLGYHQKAVALLNIDGFYDPLINLLQHTVDEGFMRQTYFDILQIDADPVALIGKLQRYQPPAADKWAVKREEV
- a CDS encoding SDR family oxidoreductase, translated to MTKAVLITGGSRGIGRATARLLGARGWSVGVNYAHNLAAAQETAAEVERAGGRALPIAGDVANETDVIAMFDAVERTFGRLDALVNNAGIVAPSMQLADMELARLKRLFDVNVLGAYLCAREAARRMSKDRGGAGGVIVNISSAAARLGSPNEYVDYAGSKGAVDTMTIGLAKELGPQGVRVNAVRPGLIDTEIHASGGKPDRAAQLGAQTPLGRPGSADEVAETIVWLLSDAASYVTGALLDVTGGR
- a CDS encoding glycosyl transferase, giving the protein MHENPSARWRTGHATAAPAGPADSAPEQARPDSADIAEGNAGSSGRRAAATATTAEAPAGPAAPAGTASPTDRTSRGAQRLRALTAARPLMWLVALAILCAWLLPGTLGHEPWKQDETYTFGIIQHMLDTGDLVVPTNAGQPFVEKPPIYDWVAAGLAWMFGRYLPLHDAARLASALFAALTVYYTARVARRAVAEPSWFDVRVIGTLALFASTLVVIKHVHDMMTDVALMAGAALGFCGLFELVLVHLRDEARLLPVDARHRRHAILSAATMFGAGVGVSLLAKGLFVPLVFGATTVAALALYPACRNRSFAGALGIAALVCAPFALIWPIFFYLRSEALFKLWLWDNNIGRFFGFSVAALGSESESHLFVLRTVLSVGFPVVPLALAALAGGGWRRWRDPRVALPAIFAGTGFAVLQSSATIRELYILPFIAPLALLAMQGIEKLPQRLHASWDMVSRVLFGSVAALAWIVWSIMSRPVETHGLLHRLGRWLPLDWVMPVKPGLIAAGLLLTFGWLWLLPVFKHTGKWRGALSWCAGAIVAWGLVSTLLLPWLDYGKSYRSVFENLRAQMNIAWKNGDCMASKGLGESEAPMLYYYTGIEHRPITNTDATTCTWLIEQSRRDDAHTPPGDWRLFWSGARPGDNDELLRVFVRTPMPVARGD
- a CDS encoding DUF924 family protein codes for the protein MNPYTTAADYAALNPQARAALDCWFGAPNAPTFGQPRKRWFSRDKAFDAMLLERFGNLIDAAREEDTLDNWKETPLGALALIIILDQFSRNCHRNTPRAFAADQKALHIAQQMIATGADSLLPTAHHRAFAYLPFEHDETPASQHESLRLFKQLEAEPGGESYYSFALRHAKVIERFGRFPHRNAILARPSTAEETAFLQEPGSSF
- a CDS encoding IS110 family transposase, with the translated sequence MNQPSSSVYIGIDVSGSTLDVAIHDTTEHFSVDNETVAIDQLVQRLGALNPTLIVMEATGKLELAVLRALCQAGLPAVAVNPRQVRDFARATGTRAKTDRIDAFVIAQFAAAIKPVVRPLNDVQTEQLQALLLRRAQLMDMLVAEKARLERAHAAARGSLNDHIKWLKQQLRLADHDIDSFLRSSPAWRQKEDLLRSVPGIGPGAAATLIAFMPQLGSLNRREIAALTGVAPFNCDSGKHVGKRRIQGGRAIVRRALYMACVPALRFNPTIRAFYDRLRNAGKPFKVAMTACIRKLIVTLNAMVHNSTPWRPSAD